From a region of the Arachis ipaensis cultivar K30076 chromosome B09, Araip1.1, whole genome shotgun sequence genome:
- the LOC107615514 gene encoding putative UDP-glucuronate:xylan alpha-glucuronosyltransferase 4 — MGSKYSSSSHFLLSSKQKTFVILLLLFIIIPLIIPFEKPNSVPNLTNRIKLVEKTNLKPPWFDIIENSIGRSNSINIGLVNINKSVETTLYQELTSLHPQVEKVVSVDFDHVDGSLTWKDLFPVWIDEDEINSKPKCHDMPMPTWEDYRDINVVVARVPCGNRTKKGGVRDVFRLHVNLVVANLAVESGWMKKLDSYEQVYVVFIGPCEPMIEIFRCDDLLLPDPLGEFWVYEPDLRSLRQKTLMPVGSCQIAPPYAEIGKEVWRGYMSQSAATENYNQTMMKLPRFAYVTVLHSSEAYVCGAIALAQSLIQRESSTLQYNNYIIDLVLLADDSISPKSIRGLKAAGWKIKRIERILNPYAEKGTYNEWNYSKLRIWQLTMYDKIIFLDSDLLVLKNIDDFFSYPQLSAAPNDFTLFNSGMMVIEPSQCMFRHLLDKTLEIKSYNGGDQGLINEVITWWHRLPRKVNFLKNFEPLPGENEKHEIPNELYVMHYLGLKPWMCYRNYDCNWDMLKLHVFASDSAHQRWWEVYDNMPKVLQSYCGLSKKMDERNVKRRQRARNNRNFNDDHWNIQVKDPRRNRLADHYVV, encoded by the exons atGGGTTCTAAGTACTCTTCTTCCTCCCATTTTCTTTTGTCTTCAAAGCAAAAAACTTTTGTTATTCTCTTGCTTTTGTTCATAATCATCCCACTCATCATTCCTTTTGAGAAGCCAAATAGTGTTCCTAATCTCACAAACAGAATCAAGTTGGTGGAGAAAACAAATTTAAAGCCTCCTTGGTTTGATATCATAGAAAATTCCATTGGTAGAAGCAATAGCATTAACATAGGCCTTGTTAACATTAACAAAAGTGTGGAAACTACCCTTTATCAAGAATTAACTTCACTTCATCCACAAGTGGAGAAAGTGGTATCCGTTGACTTTGACCACGTCGACGGAAGCTTGACATGGAAGGATCTTTTTCCGGTGTGGATCGACGAGGACGAGATAAACAGCAAGCCGAAATGCCATGACATGCCAATGCCAACTTGGGAAGATTATAGAGACATCAATGTGGTGGTTGCAAGAGTTCCATGTGGGAACAGAACAAAAAAGGGAGGGGTTAGAGATGTGTTTAGGTTGCATGTTAATTTGGTAGTGGCTAATTTGGCTGTGGAGAGTGGTTGGATGAAGAAATTGGATTCTTATGAACAAGTTTATGTTGTGTTCATTGGGCCTTGTGAGCCCATGATTGAGATTTTCAGGTGTGATGATTTGTTGTTGCCTGATCCATTGGGTGAGTTTTGGGTTTATGAACCTGATTTGAGAAGCTTAAGGCAGAAGACATTGATGCCTGTTGGTTCATGCCAGATTGCTCCTCCTTATGCTGAAATAG GCAAAGAGGTATGGAGGGGCTACATGTCACAATCAGCAGCAACAGAAAATTACAATCAAACCATGATGAAGTTACCAAGATTTGCCTATGTGACAGTTCTTCACTCATCAGAAGCATATGTTTGTGGTGCAATAGCATTAGCACAAAGCCTCATTCAAAGAGAATCAAGCACCCTTCAATACAACAATTACATCATAGATCTTGTTCTTCTTGCAGATGATTCAATTTCTCCCAAATCCATAAGGGGTCTCAAAGCTGCAGGGTGGAAAATCAAGCGCATAGAAAGGATCCTTAACCCTTATGCTGAAAAGGGTACCTACAATGAATGGAACTATAGCAAATTAAGAATATGGCAACTCACTATGTATGACAAAATCATATTCCTAGATTCTGACCTATTAGTCCTCAAGAACATTGACGATTTCTTTAGTTACCCTCAATTATCCGCCGCGCCTAACGATTTCACGTTGTTTAATTCGGGGATGATGGTGATCGAGCCGTCGCAATGCATGTTCAGGCACTTGCTAGACAAAACTTTAGAGATCAAATCATATAATGGTGGTGACCAAGGTTTAATCAATGAAGTAATAACATGGTGGCATAGGTTACCAAGAAAAGTTAATTTCCTTAAGAACTTTGAGCCTTTGCCAGGGGAGAATGAGAAACATGAGATACCAAACGAGTTGTATGTGATGCATTACTTGGGGTTGAAGCCATGGATGTGTTACAGGAACTATGATTGTAACTGGGACATGTTAAAATTACATGTTTTTGCTAGTGATTCAGCACACCAAAGGTGGTGGGAGGTTTATGACAACATGCCAAAAGTGTTGCAAAGTTATTGTGGACTTTCTAAGAAGATGGATGAGAGGAATGTGAAGAGGAGACAGAGGGCAAGAAATAATAGAAATTTCAATGATGATCATTGGAACATTCAGGTTAAGGATCCAAGAAGGAACCGTCTTGCGGATCATTATGTCGTATAA